The proteins below are encoded in one region of Clostridium estertheticum:
- a CDS encoding VTT domain-containing protein, whose protein sequence is MHSVIGLINNYGYIILFSALVLELIAFPLPGELMMTYCGFLVYQSKMNWGISILVATGGVMLGITISYFIGDKLGANFFKKYGSYIHLGPAKIEKTSKWFNASGNKLLILAYFIPGVRHITGYFSGITKISYRRFSSNAYFGALLWTATFISLGKVLGPNWDKFHGDISKYLIIGSIVISIILTIVYAYRNHRIQIIENTYKVLDKTIIIFHSMGKMKVAIGAVAVAFLGFSVLVIGVVQDYLSHEFDQFDIVVSYLVKVIFNSKWSFVIGLFKLTTSIRVLVPLTIFMFIWIIRRNINRILEIQSLFIVILGGEILQYGLRHIFRRLGPSSISLISHNQYTFPSYQALMAIVFYGFFVYLIVRHAKRVWAKTAVLIITLFICIISGLNPIFFGTEYPSDVYAGYIFGGVWLTINIILLEVYRILPTIKSKNSNFLK, encoded by the coding sequence TTGCATTCTGTAATAGGATTAATTAATAATTATGGATATATCATATTGTTTAGTGCTTTAGTGCTTGAGTTAATTGCATTTCCTCTTCCTGGTGAATTAATGATGACATATTGTGGATTTCTTGTTTATCAATCTAAAATGAATTGGGGTATAAGTATCCTAGTAGCTACGGGTGGTGTGATGCTGGGCATTACAATTTCTTACTTTATTGGTGATAAATTAGGCGCGAATTTTTTTAAAAAATATGGTTCATATATACACCTTGGACCCGCTAAAATTGAAAAAACATCTAAGTGGTTTAATGCATCTGGTAATAAATTATTAATTTTAGCATATTTCATACCTGGGGTTAGACATATTACGGGGTATTTCTCAGGAATAACAAAAATATCGTATAGGAGGTTTTCTAGTAACGCTTATTTCGGAGCGCTTTTGTGGACAGCTACTTTTATTTCATTAGGTAAGGTTCTTGGACCAAATTGGGATAAATTCCATGGCGACATATCAAAATATTTGATTATTGGTAGCATAGTAATATCTATAATATTAACGATTGTATATGCTTATAGAAATCATAGGATACAGATAATCGAGAATACATACAAAGTTTTAGATAAAACTATAATTATATTTCATTCTATGGGAAAAATGAAAGTTGCTATAGGGGCTGTAGCAGTTGCCTTTTTAGGCTTTTCAGTTCTTGTAATTGGGGTGGTACAGGATTATTTATCACATGAATTTGATCAATTTGATATTGTTGTATCATACTTAGTAAAAGTAATTTTTAATTCTAAATGGTCATTTGTGATAGGGCTGTTTAAACTAACAACATCAATTAGGGTATTAGTACCTCTTACTATCTTCATGTTTATATGGATTATAAGGAGAAATATAAATCGAATACTTGAAATCCAGTCCCTATTTATTGTGATTTTAGGTGGAGAAATATTACAATATGGTTTGAGGCATATTTTTAGGCGATTAGGACCTTCTTCAATAAGCCTAATAAGTCATAATCAATATACATTTCCAAGTTATCAAGCTTTAATGGCAATTGTTTTTTATGGATTTTTTGTATACCTAATAGTCCGTCATGCAAAGAGGGTCTGGGCTAAAACTGCGGTCTTAATTATAACTTTATTTATATGTATAATATCAGGTTTAAATCCAATATTCTTTGGAACTGAGTATCCAAGTGATGTTTATGCGGGGTATATTTTTGGTGGAGTCTGGCTTACTATAAATATCATTTTATTAGAAGTTTATCGCATACTACCTACAATAAAATCTAAAAATAGCAACTTCTTAAAGTAA
- a CDS encoding phosphatase PAP2 family protein, whose product MIMMYLLQKFDISILLFIKYNMHGIIMDKVMVISSYLGNAGIIWIIIASILISNKKYRKIGIMALAALILSAILGDEILKNIFKRLRPSDTIPTMSLLIERPLSYSFPSGHSMSSFAVAGVLAKYFKKYVIEIISLASLIAFSRVYLYVHYPTDVLVGAILGLVCSALVIYTFDKVKHKSKASI is encoded by the coding sequence ATGATAATGATGTACCTACTACAGAAATTTGATATCTCTATACTATTGTTTATAAAATATAATATGCATGGAATTATTATGGATAAAGTTATGGTTATATCAAGTTACTTGGGAAATGCAGGAATAATATGGATTATAATAGCATCGATACTTATAAGTAACAAAAAATATAGAAAAATAGGGATTATGGCCTTAGCAGCTTTAATCCTAAGCGCAATTTTAGGTGATGAAATACTGAAAAATATATTTAAACGTTTGCGGCCATCGGACACTATACCAACAATGAGCCTTTTAATAGAAAGGCCATTATCTTATTCATTTCCATCAGGGCATTCTATGTCGTCCTTTGCAGTTGCAGGGGTTCTTGCAAAATATTTTAAAAAGTATGTTATTGAAATTATAAGTTTAGCATCTTTGATAGCTTTTTCTAGGGTATATTTATATGTGCATTATCCTACAGATGTTTTAGTAGGTGCAATTTTAGGGCTTGTATGTAGTGCTTTAGTAATTTATACATTTGATAAAGTGAAGCATAAATCTAAGGCTAGTATATAA
- a CDS encoding sensor histidine kinase — MNFKIISSKIMNLKMIKSAKISLKLTVIYAVMFSLILLILNASILYGIKYYLYGQANKQIEDVKTIVLNNIVSRNEHGDLSDKEIVSDVTSEQNISIRILKQDGKILNKSKEFNYNIISKEPFDKITKIKEDDKHLVYKILKIETQKYGVIYIQIVKWMGNEYNFMQILFVLMAIADFIGMIASIILGYIVSKKMLEPIDQITKAADNISINNLLGRIEVAGPDDELKRLGITFNKMIDRLQKSFDRQIQFVSDASHELRTPIAVIQGYANLIDRWGKDDREALEKSIHAIKLETSNMANLVEKLLFIAKGSSGNQKIEKEDFLLNDLICEVIRETKLIDHSHIISSYKNDSISIFADYKMMKQMLRILIDNSIKFTPEKGTIDISSEIHCDTVKITVSDSGMGIPEDEIQNIFERFYTVDKSRSKEKGGTGLGLSIAKLIVDVHKGTISAESTEGFGTKITVILNINY; from the coding sequence ATGAATTTTAAAATTATAAGTTCTAAAATTATGAATTTGAAAATGATCAAAAGTGCAAAAATATCTTTGAAATTAACTGTGATTTATGCTGTAATGTTCTCATTAATATTACTTATTTTAAATGCTTCTATTCTATATGGTATAAAATACTACTTGTACGGTCAGGCAAATAAACAAATAGAAGATGTCAAAACAATAGTATTAAATAATATCGTGTCTCGGAATGAGCATGGAGATTTGTCAGATAAAGAAATTGTTTCAGATGTTACATCAGAACAAAATATATCAATAAGAATACTAAAGCAAGATGGTAAAATACTAAACAAATCAAAAGAATTTAATTATAATATTATAAGCAAAGAACCTTTTGATAAAATAACAAAAATTAAAGAAGATGATAAACACCTAGTATATAAAATTTTAAAAATTGAAACCCAGAAATATGGAGTAATTTATATTCAAATTGTTAAGTGGATGGGTAATGAATATAATTTTATGCAAATTTTGTTCGTTTTAATGGCAATAGCTGATTTTATAGGGATGATTGCTTCAATTATATTGGGGTACATCGTAAGTAAAAAGATGTTAGAACCTATTGATCAAATAACTAAAGCTGCTGATAATATTAGTATTAATAATTTATTGGGTAGAATTGAGGTTGCGGGTCCTGATGATGAGCTTAAAAGATTGGGTATAACTTTTAATAAAATGATAGATAGGCTTCAAAAATCCTTTGATAGGCAAATTCAGTTTGTGTCTGATGCATCACATGAACTTAGAACGCCTATTGCAGTTATCCAAGGGTATGCAAACCTAATCGATAGATGGGGTAAAGATGACAGAGAAGCCTTAGAAAAATCTATTCATGCTATAAAACTAGAAACTAGTAATATGGCAAATTTAGTTGAGAAATTATTGTTTATTGCTAAGGGGAGTAGCGGAAATCAAAAAATTGAGAAAGAAGATTTCTTGCTTAATGATCTTATTTGCGAAGTGATTAGGGAAACTAAACTTATAGATCATAGTCATATAATATCAAGTTACAAAAATGATTCCATTAGTATATTTGCAGATTATAAAATGATGAAGCAGATGCTTAGGATATTAATTGATAATAGTATTAAATTCACACCAGAAAAAGGCACAATAGATATAAGTTCAGAGATCCATTGTGATACAGTAAAAATTACCGTTAGTGATAGCGGCATGGGAATACCAGAAGATGAAATACAAAATATATTTGAAAGATTTTATACTGTTGATAAATCTAGATCTAAAGAAAAAGGTGGTACTGGTCTTGGACTATCTATTGCTAAATTAATTGTGGATGTACATAAAGGAACTATAAGTGCAGAAAGCACGGAAGGTTTTGGAACAAAGATAACTGTTATATTAAATATTAATTATTAA